One Vanessa cardui chromosome 14, ilVanCard2.1, whole genome shotgun sequence DNA segment encodes these proteins:
- the LOC124535387 gene encoding collagen alpha-1(I) chain-like, which translates to MFVLRVRIFIAISATGRAIVAARAGRATPIYVTKVEPIFIMSYFCVITIYIIFLDFECSMWQAKLACLALLVLPAVAKDLADNKEEELPQAQESDLINYDDYNPFGEDENAIIAERDFRGSTTATPAYRRPLPQVNRAPISRCLDMGRSFTDGETWKRDNCTLCQCYSSRVNCSVLPSCLSTPTTSRPLPPPPPAVAAQPTVPVRGYSGEPGVDGPPGPPGVPGVNGVPGSPGIPGPVGPMPDVNAYLAQLAAAAGGDKGPAFDPYHYMQASVGSPGIRGIPGPQGPPGPQGFQGPRGEPGEPGLAGQPGPPGERGPQGLPGKDGSPGEDGEPGPVGVAGQPGPRGIPGVPGLQGLKGHRGFDGKDGAKGEQGLPGEKGPTGLPGQMGPAGPIGPVGPRGERGREGPPGTPGMRGVDGAPGPPGLMGNVGKTGSPGFPGSPGLKGEQGLSGPKGSQGMQGPRGEPGRPGQPGEVGPTGLAGRDGIPGEKGIQGQAGAAGPQGFPGPRGTPGVAGDPGIPGAKGMPGQPGERGTKGDSGIRGETGSPGPRGLPGSIGPEGKRGKRGLRGPAGNVGPQGERGLQGLRGLPGIDGPSGMKGQAGDRGSVGLPGPKGSTGDAGRPGPQGLPGARGVMGRPGITGKSGPPGERGIPGADGRPGEQGLQGLQGPPGLIGSPGERGLQGEPGKDGEIGQPGPVGPKGDAGRDGSPGVQGPQGPVGATGERGPTGPPGPTGFPGMPGSAGLPGSAGKDGEPGVSGPAGPPGPIGPRGERGFSGERGMPGPPGTSGEKGETGAQGLDGLPGPEGPRGSKGHPGPIGAMGMPGPRGLTGFAGEKGDRGSAGPQGPEGPQGRQGEQGPQGPVGPTGPPGEPAERGEPGTPGLPGEPGAPGSTGDRGQPGVQGNPGLSGPPGLTGMPGLKGDRGYAGAKGQQGAPGNPGLSGEPGQRGLPGQVGAKGARGDQGAKGDIGHTGLQGRPGELGPPGPQGSPGATGSPGIPGAKGATGDTGRSGPPGLQGLTGPQGPEGAKGERGSEGEIGPHGPPGTPGSPGERGPSGLQGMIGAPGPQGLRGIQGESGMPGKPGADGAPGPIGAPGLQGPAGPMGEPGPEGRPGKLGQPGIPGRPGDKGPIGQPGQSGPPGPPGLQGSPGSSGPPGPTGERGPRGESGPPGVDGPQGPAGKQGLPGMDGLKGERGEAGADGAKGHAGIPGLPGMVGAPGRAGDRGLPGSIGPPGKDGDPGPRGPPGRDGSPGPLGPSGPPGGRGSPGEPGRHGTPGPAGPPGPPGPPGEGLAYDAAAIAAMLQQGSIKGPDPLGDDPNSMPPRFFKDDMSPEERKKIVMKAYERLKVSLDKFLKPDGSKEAPAKTCGDIKYHHPEFTSGQYWIDPNGGDYNDAILVHCDMETGASCVFPKPIMSDDLTHTGRNEAWLSEIDNGFTISYKADNSQLTYLQLLSMRAVQNVTLHCRNTVGYYDPATRNYKHGLKLLAFNDAEILPKANNRLRYKALLDECQHKKQEWAKTILQYETDKPGRLPLLDVAVRDVGRHEQMFRIEMGLACFS; encoded by the exons ATGTTcgt GCTGCGTGTGCGCATATTTATTGCTATCTCGGCGACGGGACGCGCAATCGTTGCGGCGCGGGCGGGCCGCGCTACCCCTATCTACGTCACGAAGGTAGAGCCAATTTTTATTATGAGCTATTTTTgtgttattactatttatattatctttttagATTTCGAGT GCAGCATGTGGCAGGCGAAACTCGCTTGTCTGGCACTGCTGGTGCTGCCAGCTGTTGCCAAGGACCTAGCAGACAACAAAGAAGAGGAACTGCCTCAAGCTCAAGAATCCGATCTCATAAACTACGATGATTATAATCCATTTGGAGAAGATGAAAATG cTATTATTGCCGAACGGGACTTCAGAGGATCAACAACTG CGACTCCTGCTTATCGACGACCATTGCCACAAGTAAATAGAG CTCCAATAAGCCGGTGCTTGGATATGGGACGGTCATTCACGGACGGTGAAACTTGGAAGAGAGACAATTGCACTCTATGCCAGTGTTATAGCAGCCGTGTTAATTGTTCCGTTCTACCATCTTGTCTTTCAA CACCAACTACAAGTCGACCTCttccaccaccaccaccagCCGTAGCTGCTCAACCAACAGTTCCAGTTAGAGGATATTCAGGGGAACCGGGTGTTGATGGCCCGCCCGGCCCGCCAGGTGTACCCGGAGTAAACGGCGTACCTGGTAGCCCTGGGATACCAGGACCTGTTGGACCCATGCCCGAT GTGAATGCATACCTAGCGCAGTTAGCAGCTGCTGCTGGCGGGGATAAGGGCCCCGCGTTCGACCCGTACCATTACATGCAGGCTTCTGTAGGTTCTCCGGGAATTAGAGGAATACCAG gtcCACAAGGTCCACCTGGACCTCAAGGTTTTCAAGGTCCAAGAGGAGAACCCGGTGAACCTGGGCTAGCGGGACAACCGGGTCCTCCTGGAGAAAGAGGACCACAAGGGTTACCAGGAAAAGAT gGCTCTCCTGGAGAAGATGGAGAACCTGGTCCAGTAGGAGTGGCCGGACAGCCGGGTCCACGTGGTATTCCGGGAGTACCAGGACTTCAAGGATTAAAGGGACATCGTGGTTTCGATGGAAAAGACGGCGCGAAGGGTGAACAAGGGCTACCCGGAGAAAAGGGTCCAACTGGTTTACCTGGACAAATGGGTCCAGCGGGACCTAtc GGTCCCGTAGGACCAAGGGGTGAAAGAGGACGAGAAGGGCCACCTGGTACTCCGGGCATGCGTGGAGTTGATGGAGCACCTGGACCACCAGGTCTTATG gGTAACGTTGGAAAAACTGGTTCTCCTGGTTTTCCTGGATCACCTGGATTGAAAGGCGAACAAGGACTTAGTGGACCCAAAGGCAGTCAGGGTATGCAAGGCCCACGTGGTGAACCCGGACGCCCTGGACAACCCGGGGAAGTAGGTCCAACTGGATTAGCGGGGCGAGACGGAATACCCGGTGAGAAAGGAATTCAAGGGCAAGCTGGTGCTGCAGGACCTCAAGGTTTTCCAGGACCAAGAGGTACCCCTGGAGTTGCTGGCGATCCCGGAATACCAGGGGCTAAAGGCATGCCG GGACAACCAGGGGAGAGGGGAACGAAAGGTGACTCAGGTATAAGAGGAGAAACTGGATCTCCAGGACCAAGGGGTTTACCAGGAAGTATTGGACCAGAAGGAAAAAGAGGAAAACGTGGTTTACGTGGACCAGCCGGAAATGTAGGTCCACAAGGTGAAAGAGGCTTACAAGGGCTCAGAGGATTACCTGGTATCGACGGTCCTTCGGGTATGAAAGGTCAGGCAGGCGATAGAGGGAGCGTTGGTCTTCCAGGACCTAAAGGTAGTACTGGCGATGCCGGAAGACCTGGTCCTCAGGGACTCCCAGGAGCAAGAGGCGTAATGGGTAGACCAGGAATAACTGGAAAGTCGGGACCTCCTGGTGAAAGAGGTATACCTGGTGCTGATGGAAGGCCTGGCGAACAGGGATTACAGGGCTTACAAGGACCACCTGGCTTGATAGGTAGCCCGGGAGAAAGAGGATTGCAG GGCGAGCCAGGTAAAGATGGTGAAATTGGTCAGCCTGGGCCCGTAGGACCTAAAGGAGATGCAGGGCGAGATGGTAGCCCTGGCGTTCAAGGCCCACAAGGTCCTGTAGGTGCTACAGGTGAACGAGGTCCTACAGGCCCACCTGGACCCACTGGTTTTCCT GGTATGCCAGGATCCGCCGGATTACCAGGATCTGCTGGAAAAGATGGTGAGCCAGGTGTCTCCGGTCCTGCTGGACCTCCCGGCCCTATTGGACCACGTGGCGAAAGAGGTTTTTCGGGCGAGAGAGGTATGCCTGGTCCACCTGGTACATCTGGTGAAAAGGGAGAAACTGGAGCTCAAGGTCTTGATGGACTACCG GGCCCTGAAGGACCAAGAGGGAGTAAAGGTCATCCCGGGCCAATTGGTGCAATGGGAATGCCTGGACCACGTGGTTTAACTGGTTTCGCTGGTGAGAAGGGAGATAGAGGATCAGCTGGTCCACAAGGCCCCGAGGGACCGCAAg GTCGCCAGGGTGAACAAGGACCACAGGGCCCTGTCGGACCAACCGGACCACCAGGGGAACCAGCTGAGAGAGGTGAGCCCGGAACTCCAGGATTACCAGGAGAACCCGGTGCACCCGGTTCAACGGGAGATCGTGGTCAGCCTGGAGTACAAGGAAACCCAGGGTTATCTGGACCGCCAGGTCTTACTGGCATGCCTGGATTAAAGGGTGATCGAGGCTATGCAGGTGCTAAAGGTCAGCAAGGAGCTCCCGGAAATCCAg GTTTATCTGGAGAACCTGGTCAGAGAGGGTTACCTGGCCAAGTAGGAGCCAAAGGGGCACGAGGTGACCAGGGTGCTAAGGGAGATATAGGACATACTGGATTGCAAGGAAGACCAGGAGAGTTAGGTCCACCA GGTCCACAAGGTAGCCCAGGAGCAACGGGTTCACCCGGTATTCCAGGTGCTAAAGGTGCAACTGGTGATACTGGAAGATCAGGTCCTCCTGGACTTCAAGGGCTAACTGGACCACAGGGACCTGAGGGAGCTAAGGGTGAAAGAGGTAGTGAAGGAGAGATTGGGCCGCATGGACCGCCTGGTACTCCGGGATCACCTGGAGAACGGGGTCCAAGTGGTTTACAGGGAATGATTGGGGCTCCTGGACCTCAGGGACTAAGGGGCATAcag ggTGAAAGTGGTATGCCCGGGAAACCTGGTGCTGATGGGGCACCTGGACCTATTGGAGCACCTGGACTTCAAGGACCTGCAGGACCTATGGGAGAGCCGGGACCAGAAGGCCGCCCAGGAAAACTTGGTCAGCCTGGTATACCGGGACGACCAGGAGACAAGGGACCGATCGGACAACCAGGACAATCAGGCCCACCTGGTCCACCAGGATTACAG GGTTCACCTGGATCATCTGGTCCCCCTGGCCCCACTGGAGAAAGAGGACCTAGAGGTGAATCTGGACCACCAGGTGTCGATGGACCCCAGGGTCCTGCTGGAAAACAAGGGCTTCCTGGTATGGATGGTCTAAAGGGTGAACGTGGTGAAGCTGGAGCGGATGGCGCAAAGGGTCATGCAGGTATACCTGGCCTACCAGGTATGGTAGGAGCCCCTGGGCGAGCTGGTGACAGAGGTCTTCCAGGATCAATTGGACCACCTGGAAAAGATGGAGACCCGGGACCAAGAg GTCCACCTGGTCGTGACGGTAGTCCTGGGCCTCTTGGTCCAAGTGGTCCACCTGGTGGTCGAGGATCTCCAGGAGAACCTGGACGTCATGGCACCCCAGGACCTGCTGGTCCACCTGGCCCGCCCGGTCCTCCCGGAGAAGGTTTAGCTTATGATGCTGCTGCTATCGCTGCTATGTTACAACAAG GATCGATCAAAGGACCGGACCCATTAGGCGACGATCCCAACAGTATGCCACCCCGTTTCTTCAAAGATGACATGAGCCCAGAAGAGAGAAAGAAAATTGTAATGAAAGCATACGAAAGACTTAAAGTATCCCTCGATAAATTTTTAAAGCCCGACGGTTCGAAAGAAGCTCCGGCGAAAACATGCGGTGATATTAAGTACCACCATCCTGAATTCACGAGTG GTCAGTACTGGATTGATCCCAACGGTGGGGACTACAACGACGCTATATTGGTGCATTGTGATATGGAAACTGGTGCCAGCTGCGTGTTCCCCAAACCGATTATGTCAGATGATCTCACGCATACTGGCAGGAATGAAGCATGGCTTAGCGAAATCGATAACGGATTTACG